The sequence below is a genomic window from Ipomoea triloba cultivar NCNSP0323 chromosome 10, ASM357664v1.
TGTACCttacatttttctcatattcactaaaaagaaaatatcaaataaaaaatccacaataaatgattaaaaaaaacagtTAATGTTGAAAAGTATCAGAATTGAACTCAAAGATGATCAGAATAGAACTTTAATTCTACATCGATATGGACTATAAGGTCCTCAAATTTAACTTATTCGATATGGATGATCAGAATTGAACTTTATTTGgattactagttttacacgcgcattgcgcgaatgggttaatgcccaatgtttatatttaaataaatatttgaaattatatcaatacaagattatatatgagaagtttatacataggtaattaaatgtcgaatttgtttatttaaatatgtaactcaaagtatacgaatccaagataatataggaaattaattataattgttactaaaataaatgtttgcaactttgtaaaatcgatagtctaaatacttggtctaaaaatgatagtctaaataaatactacttttggtttgaatttttctaagtattcttaattctcttttgagtaatattgtcattgtcttcatctttactatttgtcctTTTCCTTTTTGCTGATAGTGTGTtatgtgcaattgggttactgatGGTAAcatagatgacaatgtcatgcaattagattatgatataggagctatggactttcttttaggtgttctgctcggggttcatttggttcaatcattgttgaatgagttattgtggataaagaaatccctagttttaggaaaaagattaaataaattagtaaaaatttgaaaattttaaatatgatgtattccaaagatattaaaaggtagtttctcgcttcaatttattgggtaatgggttatttgagtactttcattgccaacaaatcccccaagtagttaatatgattggtttcaaactattctttttttttattttttattttttagatggtattaataaaatacttggtaaataaatatataacattattttgtattatcactttgaaattcaattacaatatagtgtaaaaagaacataatggacaatgtaatgaatatcaattgatgaatttgaatgtacagaatctttgcattagagaaaataaagagaatataactaatgaaattatttttcttatttaatttattgataatgaatatttttttttaaaaataaaggcattgtagacacataattctaaattaaagaaatacatatgtatcgtTTTtcgttgtagctactaatttatttaatttaataagagtaaaatagagtgaggaacttaattatacaaaatttgtttgggatgaggttcgatctaagatctttcttatagaaattaatgggtaagttaaaagttaacggaatattaacggaaaagagaatatttaacggaaaacttaacggataatcatataattaaggataaattaggaaatctcatgaaaaaaatataaatctaaacaatctgaaccatccatttgattaaataatttgaccgtcattttttctacccattttaggcctaactctcttttgctcttattagtatatatatatattagatatatagcttgtattatttatttattatttgggctGTCGTTTTGTGCCAATATCTCAGGCTTTGTATATATtcttttgggcctagagccTAGAGCtaataatactactatttttTACCCCTGTTTTGTACCTCTGTAACCAGTTCCAACAAAACCATAAAAAAGTATCGCATTTTCTTCataaatattgtacattttctcataagtaacaatttatcaatttattcatgactagtattacaatttttctcataaataactGGTCAACccttaaatattacattttgatttaaaattgaGTATTACACTctccttataagtaataaacaatttattcataaataatattacatttttagtataaatattacacttttattTTAACTTGACTCGTTCTATGAGCCGGTCTCACATGAGACTCAGCCTAGAAACTCTGGTTGCCAGCTAACCATTTGGAAAAAATGACAAGGTAtaatcaaaacaaaagaaatgttTACTTTTTCAAACATGTTAATAGGAATGTATGATTTTAATGACATCTAAATTTAAAAACTACCAATTTAGGTCATACATTTTTTTAGTGGCTCCCGATTGTACTCCCTTATTGGAGGTTGTGAGTTCGAGCTTCAGTAGAAGTGATATTGATTATAAAAGTTGCGTCTTTTTTAGTAAACCACACAACCGCACATATATgaacccttatatatatatatatatatatatatatatatatatatataagttcatTATTGGTGTAGCATTTCCTAATAAACACTAGACCCTACCTAGTTTAGGATACCTAATGTGTAGCCTCGACATTAGCCAAcatcttaaggtgcatgatttgtatgGTTAAATTGCGTGattgcgtcagttgttgaaacttaaggtgtgttattttaaaactttagatgCGTAGTTTGTATTTTTAAGGCAGGTCTTTTTAAGtaaaccgcacaaccgcacagAAAGTTATACCCGCAGCTAAACtctttcatatatttatatatataagttcatTATTGGTGTAGCATTGCCTAATAAACACTAGACCCTACCTAGTTTAGGATACCTAATGTGTAGCCTCGACATTAGCCAACATTTCACATTTgtttaatcaaatttgaaaagtaAAACGAAAATCAAGGTGTCGCCTTGTTCATGTTTGGGTTTCTACTATCTAGTTTATAACGTCACAATGCTATATACCTCAACTCTCCTTCTAATTTTCCCTATTGTTTTTTGTATACAATAGAATCTTCTCTCCtaaatataaaacaataaatgcattttttaatttgtaaaaaaaaaaaaaaaaaattcttggaTTGTGAAAAAGCTAGCTTGTTACAAAAGGCGATTTACCTTTTTCCAACTTTTCAACCACTCCTATGCACCTTTTTTCAACGTTATTCGCAGAATGATTAGAAGCAGCCAAACTAATAACATTATTTAGTACGAAAAACCACTCCACTGTTTCTGATtctctattataataatattcaataattatcttttatttttcctttatttttttttcttttgaatagtTTAAATTTTCGCCTAATCTTATTCGAGAGCTCTATATCTCTCAAGTTTTCCGTTTCATTTATAAGGTTTGAATTATCattttgttattgttaattCTTTATAGTGCTTGTCCATGTAGGTACTTCTTTGCTCTTATTAGGTAAGTGTGGATATTTGGACtatattaaaaaacatttatatttatcatattttgTTCGACTAATAGAAAATTTTACATGATTATATAAAGTTTAACGTTTATATTACAGGATTACAAAGTCCTTCAGTGCATTAATTACAACATTTGAAATAGATATTACTCAATGCTGAAAGAGGCAATAATTTATGGGTAATGTTTATAATGTTTTCAAATACTGTATTGCGTACTTTTTATTTGATGATAGCCTTCTGTTCTTTAAGGCTAACGCACAGGAGGCAGGGGCTGTTAGGCAGTGTCTTATTGAGTATGAAAACATGTCGGGGCAGGCTGTCAACTTTCATAAGTCAAGTGTTTGCTTTAGTAGGAACACTTCACAGGCTGTCAGGATTGAAGTGGCTGCAGTGTTGGGGGTAGTTCAGGCtcctaattttggaaaatatctGGGCCTCCCATCTTTTATTGGAAGAGAAAAGAAGGCTGTGTTCTCATACATTGAGGATAAGATCAAGCAGAGGATTGGTTCATGGAGCAAAAGGTTGATCTCGCAGGCAGGGAAAGAGGTTCTCCTTAAGAGTGTTGCTCAGTCAATGCCTACGTTTTCTATGAGTGTTTTTCTGCTGCCTGCTTCGGTCTGTTTATCTATTGAAAGAGTTATGAACAGGTATTGGTGGGGTGCTGGGAGTGAAAGAGGTATTCATTGGAAGGCCTGGGATCGCTTGTGTATTCCCAAGAAGTATGGTGGTTTGGGATTTAAGGATTTAAGAGCTTTCAACCTGGCTATGCTAGGTAAACAAGCCTGGAGATTCCTAACCCGGCCTCAATCACTGGTGGCAAGAATTTATAAAGCCAGGTATTTCCCCAAGTCCTCGTTTATTGATGCCTCTCTGGGTAGTAACCCAAGTTTCTGCTGGAGAAGTATCATGACTGCCCATGAGCTAGTTTGTAGTGGTGTGAGGAGGAGAATTGCAGATGGAACGTCCACTCTCATATGGGGCCACCCCTGGCTGCCAGATGAGTCTGGACCTATGATTCAGACCCCCATGCCTGCGGAGCTCGAAGGTTCTTTGGTTTCTGGCCTTATTGACCCCAACTCAGGTACCTGGGATCCCTCTATTTTACAGGATATTTTTACCACATCAGATGTTGCTCGCATCCGGAGGGTCCCGGTTAATCTACATTATGAAGATTCATGGTTTTGGTACGGGGACCCTAGAGGGTGTTATACGGTAAAAGAGGGCTATAGATGCATTATTGGGGAGGTTGTGTGGCAGCCAGGTACCTATGCTAAATGGTTACAGCTATGGAAAATTAAATGCCCTGCTAAATGGAAGATGTTTCTATGGAGAGCTCTATCTAATGTTCTTCCCACCACAACTAACTTGATTTTAAAGAGAGTGGAAGTGGATCCAACATGCCCAATGTGTGGTCTTTCCAATGAGAATATTATGCATTCACTCCTCCTGTGTGATTACACCAAACTAGTTTGGCATGAGTCCTCCTTGAATGTATCTAGTGTGATAGGGGATGATTTTGTTGAATGGTTCACAAATGCCATGACAATGCTAACGGATGATGCTATGTTTGTTGCTATAGCAGTCCTCTATCATATTTGGAAGGCTCGGAATACGTCCGTGTGGGATCGGCAGCTTCCGCGA
It includes:
- the LOC116033325 gene encoding uncharacterized protein LOC116033325 encodes the protein MGNVYNVFKYCIAYFLFDDSLLFFKANAQEAGAVRQCLIEYENMSGQAVNFHKSSVCFSRNTSQAVRIEVAAVLGVVQAPNFGKYLGLPSFIGREKKAVFSYIEDKIKQRIGSWSKRLISQAGKEVLLKSVAQSMPTFSMSVFLLPASVCLSIERVMNRYWWGAGSERGIHWKAWDRLCIPKKYGGLGFKDLRAFNLAMLGKQAWRFLTRPQSLVARIYKARYFPKSSFIDASLGSNPSFCWRSIMTAHELVCSGVRRRIADGTSTLIWGHPWLPDESGPMIQTPMPAELEGSLVSGLIDPNSGTWDPSILQDIFTTSDVARIRRVPVNLHYEDSWFWYGDPRGCYTVKEGYRCIIGEVVWQPGTYAKWLQLWKIKCPAKWKMFLWRALSNVLPTTTNLILKRVEVDPTCPMCGLSNENIMHSLLLCDYTKLVWHESSLNVSSVIGDDFVEWFTNAMTMLTDDAMFVAIAVLYHIWKARNTSVWDRQLPRPAAVWRMGTLRGTRMAASPWRGSVTAAASQIHGGVSSQQQHHATSIQPDGGLVRCFFDASYHPHSKSAAVGAVLVTHNDEFIAAFNARLSSCFSPLMAEALACKEVLSWLKDCNIDSVHILTDCSTLRNLLMSSHTSLYSYVGFSVYASKTIISSFNICSVLLTPRANNHRAHILATLAIAQEEPMYWDSVPPDSISDLI